From a single Collimonas pratensis genomic region:
- a CDS encoding NAD(P)H dependent flavin oxidoreductase family protein, producing the protein MPGQHIITLEQSGATFAAGGELLLDAALAAGISIPFSCRRGECGSCKVKVLSGIHESKPYIAAGTSYPLADDEMLLCQSHACGDMRIEIPGWSLDAQALRFEAEVLKKDMLTQDVTQLVLAPRHAKSLFIRAGQYLKFYLDDGSSRCFSVANIPADDDGKLVFHIRRVAGGRFSEQMLDCLAVGDVLSIEGAFGACTWQPGPHSALLLFASGTGYAGIKPILLAALAEQEAMPVVLYWGGAQIDDFYEREFLDKLSARDVRFSWHGVVSQAGQVAEGFRQGYVQDVAAADSYVWQSARVYACGNPAMVSGVRERCLALGLPAHHFIAEAFVPSGAISVPLAQGSFDPVWECVGPKYSIDGMLAAREQSIRALAQIVGKLRVGMTTGEAVAMANDHLRSMGSSHTWHPTYIRFGDDTVRTPRQGVEKERALRDTDIAVVDLGPVWDGYEGDFGDTIVFGENSLHRACAQAARDVFTAAKEAWQTGLSGRELYDFAEAAAARGGWQLERNLAGHRISDFPHALFGPAKLAEMEIVPSDSVWVLEIQLRHPTELVGAFYEDILIGTPASA; encoded by the coding sequence ATGCCAGGCCAGCACATCATCACATTGGAACAGTCCGGCGCGACTTTTGCCGCAGGGGGCGAGTTGTTGTTGGACGCGGCGCTGGCCGCAGGCATCTCGATACCGTTTTCATGCCGCCGCGGTGAGTGCGGATCGTGCAAGGTCAAGGTGCTCAGCGGTATCCATGAAAGCAAGCCCTATATCGCTGCCGGTACGTCTTATCCGCTGGCGGACGATGAGATGCTGCTGTGTCAGAGCCATGCCTGCGGCGACATGCGCATCGAGATTCCCGGCTGGTCGCTGGATGCCCAGGCATTGCGCTTTGAAGCCGAAGTGTTGAAAAAGGACATGCTCACGCAGGACGTCACGCAACTGGTGCTGGCGCCGCGCCACGCAAAATCGCTGTTCATCCGCGCAGGCCAGTACCTGAAGTTCTATCTCGATGACGGTAGCAGCCGTTGCTTTTCGGTCGCCAATATTCCCGCCGACGATGACGGCAAACTTGTCTTCCATATCCGGCGTGTGGCCGGCGGCCGTTTCTCGGAGCAGATGCTGGACTGTCTTGCCGTCGGCGACGTGCTCAGTATCGAAGGCGCATTCGGCGCGTGCACCTGGCAACCCGGCCCGCATTCGGCCTTGCTGCTGTTTGCGAGCGGCACCGGCTATGCGGGCATCAAGCCGATTCTGCTGGCTGCGCTGGCTGAACAGGAGGCGATGCCTGTCGTGCTGTACTGGGGCGGCGCGCAGATTGATGATTTTTACGAACGGGAATTTCTCGACAAGCTTTCTGCACGCGATGTGCGCTTCAGTTGGCATGGCGTCGTCAGCCAGGCAGGGCAGGTTGCAGAAGGTTTCCGCCAAGGTTATGTGCAAGACGTTGCTGCTGCCGATTCTTACGTGTGGCAGAGTGCACGCGTCTATGCTTGCGGCAATCCGGCCATGGTTAGCGGCGTGCGCGAGCGCTGCCTGGCGCTGGGCTTGCCGGCGCATCATTTCATCGCGGAAGCCTTCGTGCCGTCGGGGGCAATCTCGGTGCCGTTGGCGCAGGGAAGTTTCGATCCGGTGTGGGAGTGTGTCGGCCCGAAATATTCGATCGACGGCATGCTGGCGGCGCGCGAGCAGTCGATCCGTGCGCTCGCGCAAATCGTCGGCAAGCTGCGCGTGGGCATGACTACCGGTGAAGCCGTGGCGATGGCTAACGATCATCTGCGCAGCATGGGATCGTCGCATACCTGGCATCCGACCTATATCCGCTTCGGCGACGATACTGTCAGAACGCCGCGCCAAGGTGTCGAGAAGGAGCGTGCGCTGCGCGATACCGATATTGCCGTGGTTGATCTCGGGCCGGTATGGGATGGTTACGAAGGCGATTTCGGCGACACCATCGTTTTCGGGGAAAACAGCCTGCACCGCGCCTGCGCGCAGGCGGCGCGCGATGTCTTCACAGCTGCCAAGGAGGCCTGGCAGACCGGCCTGAGCGGGCGCGAATTATACGATTTCGCCGAGGCTGCCGCTGCGCGTGGCGGCTGGCAGCTGGAACGCAATCTGGCGGGACATCGGATATCGGATTTTCCGCATGCCTTGTTCGGTCCGGCCAAACTGGCGGAGATGGAAATCGTGCCGAGCGACAGCGTCTGGGTATTGGAAATCCAGCTGCGCCACCCGACCGAACTTGTCGGTGCGTTTTATGAGGATATTCTGATCGGCACGCCAGCTTCAGCCTGA